In Candidatus Falkowbacteria bacterium, a genomic segment contains:
- the rnpA gene encoding ribonuclease P protein component, giving the protein MLPKGNRVRKTREFERVFSSRLSVYGKFVRISYSPGTTNITRCAVIVSTKISKKAVIRNKIRRRVRKIISDVMPQLTPSTDLVISCLPKSNLALYKDFKADILTSLQKIFKKTL; this is encoded by the coding sequence ATGCTTCCGAAAGGTAATCGTGTTCGAAAAACTCGGGAGTTTGAGCGAGTTTTTTCTTCACGACTTTCGGTTTATGGTAAATTTGTTCGTATTTCATATAGTCCTGGAACAACAAACATCACTCGATGTGCTGTAATTGTCAGTACTAAAATAAGTAAAAAAGCTGTAATACGTAATAAAATACGAAGAAGGGTTCGTAAAATAATTAGTGACGTAATGCCCCAACTAACCCCCTCAACTGATCTTGTGATTTCGTGCTTACCTAAATCCAATCTTGCTTTGTATAAAGATTTTAAGGCTGATATATTAACTAGTCTGCAAAAAATCTTTAAAAAGACTCTATGA
- the rpmH gene encoding 50S ribosomal protein L34 translates to MPKRTYQPNAKRAKRKHGFRKRMQTKSGRDVIKRRVAKGRKKLTS, encoded by the coding sequence AAGAACTTATCAGCCAAACGCAAAACGGGCAAAAAGAAAGCACGGTTTTCGTAAGCGAATGCAAACAAAAAGTGGTCGTGATGTTATTAAGCGACGTGTAGCAAAAGGTAGGAAGAAATTAACCTCATAA